One Tenrec ecaudatus isolate mTenEca1 chromosome 12, mTenEca1.hap1, whole genome shotgun sequence DNA segment encodes these proteins:
- the AHSP gene encoding alpha-hemoglobin-stabilizing protein, translating to MALLQVNKDLISTGMKEFRVLLDQQVMANKSISEEDMVTMVDDWVNLYINYYTPRMSGEPQEQDRALQELRRELNTLANPFLEKYRAFLKSL from the exons ATGGCTCTTCTTCAGGTCAATAAAGATCTCATTTCCACCGGAATGAAGGAATTTCGTGTTCTGCTGGATCAGCAG gTCATGGCCAATAAGTCCATCTCTGAAGAAGACATGGTGACTATGGTGGATGACTGGGTGAACTTATACATCAACTACTACACGCCGAGGATGAGCGGGGAACCGCAAGAGCAGGACAGGGCTCTGCAGGAACTCCGCCGGGAGCTGAACACGCTGGCCAACCCTTTCCTGGAGAAATACCGGGCCTTCCTGAAGTCCCTGTGA